GATTGCGGACGAGATTTTAGAAGACTCCTTGTATCAATACTTAGAAAATGAAAAAGGCTATGAAATCAGTTATGCTCAAAAAGAAATAACCGTTGAGCCACTGAATGCCGAAGATAAAAAATACTTAGCCTTACATGGTGATACGCATGTGGTTGTCGTGAAAAGTACCGTGTTTTTAAAAGATACAACACTTTTTCAGTATACTGAATCGCGTCACCGGTTGGATAAATTCCGTTTTATTGATTTTGCTAGAAGACGCTAAAAAGCCTGAGAAACGAATCTCAGGCTTTTTTTATTGTATTAATGTTAATGTTTCATATGGCGCTAATTCCAGTTCAGAACTGATTCTCTGGCGCTCATAATTAGAAAGAAGTACTTCAGCATTTAAAAACTCAGTTGGCAGTTGAATTTTTTTCTTCTCGGAACCAAAATGATGAATGGAAAGAAGGGAAGTAGTTTCGTTTGAACGCTTGTAGGCGATAATAGAATCTTCTTCCGTCAAACATGGTGTGTAATCACCCGTTTGAATGACAGGATGCTCTTTCCGGAGTGCGATTAGTTTTTGGTAAAAATAGAAAATGCTCGCTTTATTAGATAAAGCAGTTTGAACATTTATTTCCTTTGCATTATCAGCCACTTTTAGCCAAGGGGTACCAGTTGTAAAACCGGCATTTTGCGAATCGTCCCATTGCATAGGAGTCCGGCTGTTATCGCGCGAACGTTCTTTAATAATCTCCATTACTTCCTGTTCACTAAGTCCGTTTTTTTGTAAAATATCAAAATGGTTGAGCGTTTCCACATCCACATAATCATCAATGGTAGGGAATTTTGGATTCATCATACCAATTTCTTCTCCCATATAAACAAACGGTGTACCTCGCATAAAATGAATCGTTGCGCCAAGTAGGGTCGCAGAATGATAATAATGTTCCGGCTTGTCGGAAGCAAAGCGACCAAGGGCTCGAGGTTGGTCATGGTTGTTCCAGAAAAGCGCATCCCAACCATTTTCATCTGACATCGCAACTTGCCACGTATGGAAAATAGATTTCAAGTTCTCGAAATTCACATCCGCTAAACGCCATTTTTCTCCATCAGGATAGTCTACTTTCAAATGATGGAAATGAAAAACCATCGATAATTCTTTTTCGTCTGGATTACTATAACGAATGCAGTTATCAATATCCGTAGATGACATTTCTCCAACTGTTACAATAGGTTTATCGCCAAAAGTTCGTTCATGTAGTTCTTTTAAATAAGCATGAATTCCTGGTCCATCTGTATAAAAACGACGGCCATCACCCTCAAAATCATCTTCTAAAAACTTAGGTTTGGCAATCACATTTAATACATCTAAACGAAAACCTTCCACGCCTTTATCAATCCAAAAATTCACGACATCAAAGAGTGCCTCGCGTACATTCGGATTGGCCCAGTCTAAATCAGCTTGAGTAACATCGTATAAATGCAAATAGTACTCAGAGGAGTCAGGCAATTTTTCCCAAGCATTACCGCCGAATTTGGAAACCCAATTTGTTGGAGGGGAACCATCGGCTTTTGCTGGGCGGAAATAGTAAAAATCACGATAGAATGGATCACCAGCAAGCGCTTTTTTAAACCAAGGATGCTCTGTTGAAGTATGATTTAATACTAAGTCAATCATAATCCCAATATTTCTTTTTTTCGCTTCCTTGATAAGCGTTGTCACATCGTCCATCGTACCAAATAAAGGATCAACCGCGGTATAGTCAGCGATATCATAGCCGTTATCATTTTGCGGAGAAGGATAAAATGGATTCAGCCAAATCATCTCAATTCCGAGTTTTTGTAAATAATCAAGCTTGGCGGTGATACCGGGAATATCCCCAGTACCATCGCCAGTCGTATCATAAAAGGATTTCGGATACACTTGATAAATTGTTTTTTGAGCAAACTTTGTCATAAAGGGAAGCCTCACTTTTTAGTTGGTTGTTTTTGCAGATTCACGATACTCCTTTTTACCAAACGTACGAATTGGTGCAGTATCTACTTTGTTTAAAATATTATATTTGCGGAATAATACAGTTAGAATGAAAGGAACAACAATCGTTATTAACATACATACTGCAAAAACTGCGTAATATTTAGGGTTAATAGACAAGATTCCAGGTAGTCCTCCGACACCAATCGAGTTAGCCATGACACCACTAGACACAGAAACCACAGCCGCAATTGCGGAACCAATCATAGCAGCTACGAATGGATATAAGTACTTCAAGTTAATACCAAACATCGCAGGTTCTGTTACACCCAGATAACAGGAAATAGTTGCTGGAATTGAAACTTGTTCTTCTTTTTCATTGCCACGATGTAAGAAAATAATTGCTAGAACAGCGGACCCTTGGGCGATGTTAGAAAGTGCAATCATCGGCCAGAGATTCGTTCCACCAAATTGACTCATTAATTGTAAATCAATAGCATTGGTCATATGATGGAGTCCCGTGACAACGAGCGGGGCATATAGGAAGCCAAATAGTGCGGCGAATAACCAACTTAGTCCACCAGTCAAGCCAGCATAAACGACGTTCGAAATCGCGTCGCCAATTTTCCAACCAATTGGTCCAAGAATAACATGAGCTGCTAGAACAGTAGGTACGAGAGCAAAGAATGGAACAAAAATCATCGAAATGGCATTTGGAATAAATTTACGTAACCAGATTTCGAGATAGGCTAGTAAGAATCCAGCCATAATGGCAGGAATAACTTGCGCTTGATACCCAATCATCTGTACTTGAGCAAAGCCAAAGTCCCAAACTGGAATATCGCCTGCTTTTGTTTCAACAACGCTATAAGCATTTAGTAATTGCGGGGAAACAAGCGTTAAACCAAGGACAATCCCAAGAATTTGTGTGGTTCCCATTTTTTTCGCGATGGACCATGTAATCCCAACAGGTAAGAAATGGAATACAGCTTCACCAATTAGCCATAAGAAACTATAAACACCAGCCCAAAATGGATAAACATCCACAATCGTTTTCGTGCCGTCTTCTAAAAACTTAATATCTCCAATTACGTTACGGAAACCAAGAATAAGACCACCAACAACAATTGCTGGAATTAATGGAGTGAATATTTCAGCTAAACCAGCAAGTAAACGCTGAAGAATACTCATATTTTTCTTCGCATCTACTTTGGCATCTTCTTTATTAACACCTTCCACACCACTAATTTTTGAAAATTCATTATAAAAAATAGCTACATCATTACCTATAATTACTTGAAATTGACCAGCTTGTGTAAATGTCCCTTTTACTGCTGGAATGTCTTCGATGGCTTCCACATCGGCATTATCTGGATTTTGCAAAACAAAACGCATTCTTGTAGCACAATGTGTGACAGATGAAATATTTTCTTTGCCACCAATTAACTCTAAAAGAGCGCTTGCATCTTTTGTATAGTCAACCATAAAACTTCCTCCTTTTTTAACTTGTATATACAAGTTGTTCGCCATTACTATACTATAAATAATTTGAAAGCGCAACCACTTTATTTGTGCTAAAATAAAAAAGAAGGAGAGGTGGCCATGAAACACGTTAGAACTGCAGCAATTATTATGCATCAAAACAAAATTTTGCTCCACTCAAACCAAGAAGAAGATTACTGGACACTTCCGGGCGGTGCAGTGGAAAAAGAATCAACAAAAGAAGGATTAAAACGTGAAATGAAAGAAGAACTCGGGGAAGATGTGGCTATTTTAGAATTGAGCATTATTGCGGAAAATCGCTTTTTATATCGCGGCGAAGAAATAGATAGTATTGAGTTTTATTATGCTGTTAAACTGTTACCAGAGAGCAGTTTACTTAATCAACCTACATTTACAAAAATAGAAGAATTTGGTCAATACGGGGAAGAGGCATACAAACTGCATTTTAAATGGTTCGATATAGACAAGTTGAAAAATATCACCATTTTACCAACATTTCTTGAAACGGAGCTAGCAAATCTTTCGAGAAAAAATATTCTACATTTGGAACAGACAACATAAAAAATCCCACGAAATTTTTACGTTTCGCGGGATTTTATTTAATTAGTTAAAGATACTAAGGTAATCTCTTTTTTACTGATATCTAAGAATGGTAATTTAACCCGTGTATCTAAACAATAAGCGTTGTAGAGTAACGGTTTTAATGTTGTAGTAGAACTTTCTACTTGGCGAACAAAATTGCCAATTTCTTGATACAATATTTCAATGTTTTTTAAACTACCAATTTTGGAATCGATACGATTTTCACTTACGTTTACATTAGAGTTCGTAACTTTTTCGTTAAATTCATCATTGATAGCATCTTTCGTACGTTCGATACGCGTGAACCGAGTATCTTCCCAATCAATTTCGATGATATGGCAATCGTCCAGTTGAAGAAAATCACCAGTCCAAAGTTTGCCGTCGATTTCTACAATCATTCTCGTATCAGGAAAAACCTCTTTGTTACGGTATTTTTTGAGTAAATAATCATACATTTGTAATTGCGCTAAACAGTTATCCATGTGTGTCATCTCCTTATGGGACTATTATAACATATTGTGATTATGTGAACAATCTTCAAAATAGAAATGAACAGTTGGAACTGTAACTTTTTAACTAGTTATACAAAAGTCCTAAAAAAAGCCTGTGAAAGAGTGAAAACAACTATCAGGTGGTATACTAATAATAAGATGAAATGGGAGGGAGACAGATGTACAAACAAATGAAATTAAAAGCTACAGATGGACTCGATTTGCATTTACATATTTGGGATGAGGTGGAAAATCCAGTTGGTGTAGTTCAAATTGTTCATGGGATGGCAGAACACGGGGCAAGATATGGCTTGTTTGCGGAACGTTTGAATCAGGCTGGATATATTGTCGTAGCCGATGATCATCGTGGCTTTGGGAAATCAGCCATTGATGAAGCATCTTTAGGTCATTTAGACGGAGAAACAGGCTTTAAAAACATGGTAGAAGATGAAGTGGTGGTACGAACTTATTTAAAAGAAACGTATCCCGGTTTACCATACTTTATTTTTGCGCATAGTATGGGAAGTTTTATTATACGAACCTTTATGGCGAAATATCAAGTTGATGGAGTAATTCTCAGCGGTAGCGGACTTCAACCGATAGCTCTTCTAAAAATGGGTCAAATGATTACAAAACAAAGAGTGAAAAAAGATGAAAGAAAAAGAAGTGGTCTTCTAAATAAATTGGCCTTTTGGGGTTATAATAAACCATTTAATGAAAATCATCGTTTTAGTTGGCTTTCGCGGGATGTGGCTATTTATGAAGCCTATGAACAAGATCCGTTTTGCGGTCCAGTAGTTGGAACAAGTGGTTTTTTCCATAATCTTTTTGAAGCCGTAAAGGTGAGTCAACAAAAAGAAACGTTGGAAAGTGTGCCAAAGGATTTGCCTGTGTTGTTGCTTTCTGGAAGTGATGATCCGGTAGGGCATTTCGGAAAAGACACACCTAAAATTGCTTTATCCTTAGAAAAAGCTGGGGTAGAGGATGTTACTTATAAAATTTATGAAGATGCTCGTCATGAACTGGTGAATGAATTATGTAAAGAAACTGTTTTTCAAGATGTAATTGATTGGTTGGATGAAAAAAGAAGGTAGCCTAAACCATAGGCTACCTTCTTTTTAATTGCGGATTTGACCATCTCCGAAAATAATATATTTAGTGGATGTAAGTTCTGTTAAGCCCATTGGTCCACGTGCATGAAGTTTTTGAGTACTAATGCCAATTTCAGCGCCAAATCCCATGGCAAAACCATCAGTGAATCGAGTAGAAGCATTGATATAAACGGCTGCAGCATCCACTTTTTGATGGAATGCTTGACCAGTTGCGTAGTCATTAGAAATAATTGCTTCTGAGTGCTTGGTGCCATATTTATTAATATGTTCAATAGCCTCTTCAGCGGAATCGACTACTTTAACAGCTAGGATAAAATCTAAAAATTCATCTTCCCAGTCGGACTCTTTCGCTGCTTTTGCCTCTTGTAAAATTTCCTTCGCACGTTCATCCGCACGTAGTTCGACATCATATTCTTTTAGCGCAGTTTCCATCGCTGGAAGATAATCTTCGGCGACATCTCGATGAATGAGCAAAGTTTCTGCAGCATTGCATACAGAAGGGCGCGAACACTTAGCATTAACTAAAATATCTATAGCCATTTGTTTCTCTGCCGCTTTATCTACGTAGATATGACAATTACCAGTACCTGTTTCGATGACTGGAACAGTTGCATTTTCAAGAACAGTTTGAATTAATCTTGCACCACCACGAGGGATGAGCACATCTAAAAAGCGATTTAGCCGCATCATGTCTCGGGCAGTTTCGCGAGAAGTATCTTCAATTAATTGAACACTAGAACGAGGGAAGCCAGATGCCTCAAGAGAATCCTGGATAACGGACATTAATGCTTTATTGGAATCAATAGCATCACTACCGCCACGTAAAATTACCGCATTTCCTGTCTTAAAACAAAGAACAGAAGCATCTACAGTGACATTTGGTCTGGATTCATAAATGATACCAATAACGCCAAGCGGAACCCTTGTTTTGCCAATCGTTAACTCGGCTTCATTTTTCCACATATTCGTTACTTCGCCTATAGGATCCTTTAGCGCGACTACTTGTTTAACCGCTTCGGATATCTCTTTCATTCTATCTTCTGTAAGACGAAGACGATCAATCATTGTTTCTGGCGTTCCTTTTTTCTGCGCACGAAGGATGTCTTTTTCATTTTCTTTTAAAAGAGTACTCGTATGTGCAAGTAAATCATTACTTAAATTTAACAATGCTGTATTCTTTTGTTTTGTTGTTGCTTGTGCTAGAAATTGGGCAGCTTCTTTAGCAGCGCTCCCTTTTTTAATGAGTTCGGTCATGTGACAATTCCTCCTTTTTACTAGCGAATAAAGTACCCACTTGTTCACCTTGCATTATATTAAAAATAACTGTAGGATTTTTGCCGTTTGTTAAAATCATTTTTTGGTTGGATTCCATACAATAAGAAGCAGCAGAGAGTTTCGTTAACATACCACCAGTTCCAAATTTAGAACCTCGACCACCAGCAAGTGCTTCGATTTCTGGCGTGATTTGATTGATTTCAGAGAACATAACGGCATCCGGATCAGTGGTTGGATTGCTCCCGTAAAATCCGTCGATATCAGAAAGCATGATGAGTAAATCAGCTTGCACTAGTTTGGCAACAATGGCAGAAAGAAGATCATTATCTCCGTATTTCGTCACATGTTCCAGTTCTTCTACAGCAACGGTATCATTTTCATTTACAATTGGGATAATACCACGGCTTAATAAACTGTCTAAAGTATTCATAACATTTTCGCGGCTAATAGGGAAGTCAGTTACATCACGAGTAAGTAACACTTGTCCAACAACTTGTCCGTATTCACCAAAAAACTTACTATAAATATGCATTAGTTCACTTTGACCAACCGACGCGACGGCTTGAAGGTCAGGAATACTTGTAGGTCTTACTGGAAGCTGTAATTTATGACAACCAACGCCGATTGCCCCAGAAGAAACAAGAATGACTTCTTTTCCTTCGTTACGTAAATCAGATAAAACCATCGCTAATTTCTCAATGGTACGTAAATTTATATGGCCATTTCCATACATTAATGTACTTGTACCAACCTTAATAACTAATCTCTTGCTATTTTTCAAAGATTCGCGCATTTCTATGACCCCTCTGCTAATTAGATAATACTTCTATTTTACATGAAAATGCAGATATGTCCATATTAGAATCAAGTTTGTCAGCTTTCTGTTTTTAATTTTGGATATAAAAATAAGCCCTAAGAAATTTTCTTAGGGCTCTTTAGCTTATTTAGAAGCTTTGCTCGCGGCCGAAATAACGGAAACTTGTTTCAGACCTTTACTAATAAGACGCAAGATAACGAACCAAACAATCACAATTAAAACAATTTGTTTAAAGGCAATTGCTGGAAGTGGGTTGAACGGGCAATCCCAAGCAAAATGTAATGCGATTGGAATAATAAACCATTTCCAGAAAGTTCCTGTGAAAATATGGTGCATGCCAAGTTTTTGGTTGCCTTTCGCGATGACAAGAGCGGCACCAGTGATAGCAGCCCATACAACATGACCACCGATAGACTGCCAACCACGGCTAAAGATAACATTAATCATCGTCTCGCCGGCAATATGAATATCTTTGAATAAGAAAGCAGCATCCACGCTATAGTTAAATGCATAACCAAGTGATTCAAATGCAGCAAATCCAGCACCAACAGCGGCACCAATGAGTAAACCGTTTAAAATGTACTTCGAGTTTAAGGAACGAATGAAAAGGGCAACAATAATCATTTTCCCAGTTTCTTCAATAAATCCAACTAAAAGGGCATTGAAATAATTTAATTTACCAACTGGAATAATCCAGTAAATAACTAGTGTCGCAACAAGTGCAGCCACACCACCGATAAAGAACATCCTCACTACATCAAAAACACTGATGTTTCGCGGTGCATTCGTTTCGAAAAAGAATAATAAGACAGAAAACGGAACTGCAAATGAACCAATTACCATAAGTCCAGGTATTGTATTACTGTTATTAAACAAATATGTACATGCTAGAAGTAAGAAATACGTGACGATTAACACTAAGAAAACTCTGGAAAACACCCAGGGATGCGGCCAAGAATGCGGAATATCGCTAGTTGCAGGCGTTGTATATTTAGTACCCGCAATAAAAACTTTTTCCCCTTCTTCTTTCGAGTGCTTTTTAAAAACAGCCGAGAAAAGGTCGCGTATTTTTAGTTCTGAACTCCCGTGGTTTCCAGTATGTTGATGCAATTCTGTTTGCTTAAATGCAACCCACTCTGGATGAGGGGATTTTTGGACCAATGTAAGATCATTAATCTCTTTCTTTCTATAAAGAGCAATCATCTCTACATTTGTAAAAGGTCCAACCTTCTGTTCGTTCTTTTTGAAGTACCATTCTGACAAATGAAACTCCCCCTTTAGCTTTTTATTTTGACTCCATTAATTATTCCCAAAAAAGCTAAAAGTTAAACGAGGTGAAGGTGATTAATCATTTAATTTCTTGGCCTGTTCATAAAGGAAATCGATGGAATCTGCTAAGAAATTCACTGCGGACTCATTTAAAGGCTGACCATCTAAATGTAAATCATCTTCATACTTTAAATCTTCACTAATTTTTGTCATTCTTTTCCCAATATCTTTTTCATCTTGGAGTTCACTAGGGGCATATGTCGGAATACTTTGTTGACCGAGTAAATAATCAACGCTAACATCGTATAACGTTGCAATTTGTGTCACCATCTCAAGGTCTGGCTCTCGAATACCATATTCCCAATTGCCATAAGTAGAAGGGGCTTTTAAACCAAGTCTTCTTGCTGTTTCTGCTTTTGACCAACCTTGCTTTTCCCGTAATAAAGTAAGTCTGTTACTTAAATTTGGCATTATTTCACTCCTTTTTGTTTGATTATACAATATCTTACTCAATTTAGCTATATTTTAACACATAACGTATTATTTTACGATTGACATAGTCTTATTGAGTTGTTAATATTGTATTAACAACTCAAATTGTGTAGATAAGGAGAAGATGACATGAAAACAGTAGACACCAGAAGAATAAATACGGCCAAAATTCGAGAATTACGTTTGCAACGAGGAATCACGCAAGCGTTCATTGCGCGGAGGATGGGTTATAAGTACACATCGGGCTATAGCAACATTGAAAAAGGAACTGTCAGACTATCACACAAAAACGCGGTTATCCTTAGCGAAGTTTTAATGTGCGATTTGAACTTCTTCTATGAATAATAAAATATAGGGTAAAGATACTAGATAAAAAGAATATCTTTTCCAAAAACAATTATTTATGGGAATCATTTAGATCCAATGCACACAATATGTGTGAAAACGTGAAAAGAGAAGCCAACTTTATGAGGGAAACTAACAGTATTTCTAATTTGCGCCACTAACACAAATGCTTGTACGACGCTTGGATATTAGATATCGAAGTCCAGTGTTACATTAAATAGAAGAAATCTATCAAGAAGTTTTAACAAAATACAGGGAATAAATAAAAAAGCAAGCTACCCGCAAGGCCTCGGTGTGAAATCGAGGTCTACCTTTTTGTTTTAAATAAAAAATGCGTAGAAAATAAGACTTATTCTAGCCAATTTTTTGTAATAAAACACCATAAAATCCACTTGACAGAACTAAACTATCCAAGTAGAATGAATCAAACCAAATCAACATTTTTACTAGAAATGGTTAGATTTTTAACAATAAGGGTAAATCCAGTTAGTATAAATAAAGCTTTTTCAAATAAAAGGAGATAAAACGATGAGTGAAAGTGGTGCTTTTTTTCCAATGAGTGTTAAAAAATTTCTGGAAAAAGGGATTACCTCGTTGTCCGAAGAAGAAAAAATGAGTACGCTACATTATTTGGAGAATGCGTATCATCAAGAGCCTTGCAACGAGGAAATTGTACATAAATTAATTCAATTTTATAACCAGACGGATAAAACGAAGAAAGCGCAAGAAGTCGGCCAAAACTTTTTGACAATGAATGGATATAATAAGGATATTCTTGGAGAGCTATCTGTAACTTTTATGAAAGAAGATAATATGGATACGTACTTCACGTTAGTTAGACATTATATGGAAGAAGAAAAAAACGAAGCTATAGATGAAGTGGCTGATAATGTTATTCCTTTTCCAAAACAGTTTATCCCAAGAAAAGATATTCGTGAATTTGCGTCTTGGCATGCGACGGAGCAGTTGGAGTTTCTACAAGAGGCTCGTTTCTTAGAAATAGATTCATTTCTGCCAGCATTTAAAGAGTTTCTAGCGGATGATAGTTTTTCTCCGTTTGTGCAGTCGATGATTTTTGAATTAATGCAAGAAAAAGAAGTAAATGAAGCTATTCGAGTTCGGAAAATAGATAAAGACGGTACGTTTAATCCTAGCCTTGTACCAATGCTTGCTGATAACGAATTTGCAACAGCACTTTTCGCTGGGCTTGCTGAGTTGCTCGAGCATAGCAATCCAAGTCTTTTAGAACAGGTGATTGGCATTATTCAGCAACACTTATTTATGCTTTATCCGTTTGAGTTAGAGCCTCGGGAAGTGGATGTGTGGATCAATGCCTACTATAAATGGGCGAACGCAATGTATGGTGATTATTGTGTTATTTCGGACGATGTAAATCATTTAGCGGTTGAGGAAGCAATTTCTATTAT
The sequence above is drawn from the Listeria monocytogenes genome and encodes:
- the proB gene encoding glutamate 5-kinase — encoded protein: MRESLKNSKRLVIKVGTSTLMYGNGHINLRTIEKLAMVLSDLRNEGKEVILVSSGAIGVGCHKLQLPVRPTSIPDLQAVASVGQSELMHIYSKFFGEYGQVVGQVLLTRDVTDFPISRENVMNTLDSLLSRGIIPIVNENDTVAVEELEHVTKYGDNDLLSAIVAKLVQADLLIMLSDIDGFYGSNPTTDPDAVMFSEINQITPEIEALAGGRGSKFGTGGMLTKLSAASYCMESNQKMILTNGKNPTVIFNIMQGEQVGTLFASKKEELSHDRTH
- a CDS encoding helix-turn-helix domain-containing protein — translated: MPNLSNRLTLLREKQGWSKAETARRLGLKAPSTYGNWEYGIREPDLEMVTQIATLYDVSVDYLLGQQSIPTYAPSELQDEKDIGKRMTKISEDLKYEDDLHLDGQPLNESAVNFLADSIDFLYEQAKKLND
- the treC gene encoding alpha,alpha-phosphotrehalase; the encoded protein is MTKFAQKTIYQVYPKSFYDTTGDGTGDIPGITAKLDYLQKLGIEMIWLNPFYPSPQNDNGYDIADYTAVDPLFGTMDDVTTLIKEAKKRNIGIMIDLVLNHTSTEHPWFKKALAGDPFYRDFYYFRPAKADGSPPTNWVSKFGGNAWEKLPDSSEYYLHLYDVTQADLDWANPNVREALFDVVNFWIDKGVEGFRLDVLNVIAKPKFLEDDFEGDGRRFYTDGPGIHAYLKELHERTFGDKPIVTVGEMSSTDIDNCIRYSNPDEKELSMVFHFHHLKVDYPDGEKWRLADVNFENLKSIFHTWQVAMSDENGWDALFWNNHDQPRALGRFASDKPEHYYHSATLLGATIHFMRGTPFVYMGEEIGMMNPKFPTIDDYVDVETLNHFDILQKNGLSEQEVMEIIKERSRDNSRTPMQWDDSQNAGFTTGTPWLKVADNAKEINVQTALSNKASIFYFYQKLIALRKEHPVIQTGDYTPCLTEEDSIIAYKRSNETTSLLSIHHFGSEKKKIQLPTEFLNAEVLLSNYERQRISSELELAPYETLTLIQ
- a CDS encoding NUDIX hydrolase → MKHVRTAAIIMHQNKILLHSNQEEDYWTLPGGAVEKESTKEGLKREMKEELGEDVAILELSIIAENRFLYRGEEIDSIEFYYAVKLLPESSLLNQPTFTKIEEFGQYGEEAYKLHFKWFDIDKLKNITILPTFLETELANLSRKNILHLEQTT
- a CDS encoding helix-turn-helix transcriptional regulator gives rise to the protein MKTVDTRRINTAKIRELRLQRGITQAFIARRMGYKYTSGYSNIEKGTVRLSHKNAVILSEVLMCDLNFFYE
- the treP gene encoding PTS system trehalose-specific EIIBC component; this translates as MVDYTKDASALLELIGGKENISSVTHCATRMRFVLQNPDNADVEAIEDIPAVKGTFTQAGQFQVIIGNDVAIFYNEFSKISGVEGVNKEDAKVDAKKNMSILQRLLAGLAEIFTPLIPAIVVGGLILGFRNVIGDIKFLEDGTKTIVDVYPFWAGVYSFLWLIGEAVFHFLPVGITWSIAKKMGTTQILGIVLGLTLVSPQLLNAYSVVETKAGDIPVWDFGFAQVQMIGYQAQVIPAIMAGFLLAYLEIWLRKFIPNAISMIFVPFFALVPTVLAAHVILGPIGWKIGDAISNVVYAGLTGGLSWLFAALFGFLYAPLVVTGLHHMTNAIDLQLMSQFGGTNLWPMIALSNIAQGSAVLAIIFLHRGNEKEEQVSIPATISCYLGVTEPAMFGINLKYLYPFVAAMIGSAIAAVVSVSSGVMANSIGVGGLPGILSINPKYYAVFAVCMLITIVVPFILTVLFRKYNILNKVDTAPIRTFGKKEYRESAKTTN
- a CDS encoding alpha/beta fold hydrolase gives rise to the protein MYKQMKLKATDGLDLHLHIWDEVENPVGVVQIVHGMAEHGARYGLFAERLNQAGYIVVADDHRGFGKSAIDEASLGHLDGETGFKNMVEDEVVVRTYLKETYPGLPYFIFAHSMGSFIIRTFMAKYQVDGVILSGSGLQPIALLKMGQMITKQRVKKDERKRSGLLNKLAFWGYNKPFNENHRFSWLSRDVAIYEAYEQDPFCGPVVGTSGFFHNLFEAVKVSQQKETLESVPKDLPVLLLSGSDDPVGHFGKDTPKIALSLEKAGVEDVTYKIYEDARHELVNELCKETVFQDVIDWLDEKRR
- a CDS encoding glutamate-5-semialdehyde dehydrogenase encodes the protein MTELIKKGSAAKEAAQFLAQATTKQKNTALLNLSNDLLAHTSTLLKENEKDILRAQKKGTPETMIDRLRLTEDRMKEISEAVKQVVALKDPIGEVTNMWKNEAELTIGKTRVPLGVIGIIYESRPNVTVDASVLCFKTGNAVILRGGSDAIDSNKALMSVIQDSLEASGFPRSSVQLIEDTSRETARDMMRLNRFLDVLIPRGGARLIQTVLENATVPVIETGTGNCHIYVDKAAEKQMAIDILVNAKCSRPSVCNAAETLLIHRDVAEDYLPAMETALKEYDVELRADERAKEILQEAKAAKESDWEDEFLDFILAVKVVDSAEEAIEHINKYGTKHSEAIISNDYATGQAFHQKVDAAAVYINASTRFTDGFAMGFGAEIGISTQKLHARGPMGLTELTSTKYIIFGDGQIRN
- a CDS encoding PrsW family glutamic-type intramembrane protease; translation: MSEWYFKKNEQKVGPFTNVEMIALYRKKEINDLTLVQKSPHPEWVAFKQTELHQHTGNHGSSELKIRDLFSAVFKKHSKEEGEKVFIAGTKYTTPATSDIPHSWPHPWVFSRVFLVLIVTYFLLLACTYLFNNSNTIPGLMVIGSFAVPFSVLLFFFETNAPRNISVFDVVRMFFIGGVAALVATLVIYWIIPVGKLNYFNALLVGFIEETGKMIIVALFIRSLNSKYILNGLLIGAAVGAGFAAFESLGYAFNYSVDAAFLFKDIHIAGETMINVIFSRGWQSIGGHVVWAAITGAALVIAKGNQKLGMHHIFTGTFWKWFIIPIALHFAWDCPFNPLPAIAFKQIVLIVIVWFVILRLISKGLKQVSVISAASKASK